A window of the Nycticebus coucang isolate mNycCou1 chromosome 3, mNycCou1.pri, whole genome shotgun sequence genome harbors these coding sequences:
- the BTG1 gene encoding protein BTG1, which yields MHPFYTRAATMIGEIAAAVSFISKFLRTKGLTSERQLQTFSQSLQELLAEHYKHHWFPEKPCKGSGYRCIRINHKMDPLIGQAAQRIGLSGQELFRLLPSELTLWVDPYEVSYRIGEDGSICVLYEASPAGGSTQNSTNVQMVDSRISCKEELLLGRTSPSKNYNMMTVSG from the exons ATGCATCCCTTCTACACTCGGGCCGCCACCATGATAGGCGAGATCGCCGCCGCGGTGTCCTTCATCTCCAAGTTCCTCCGCACCAAGGGGCTCACGAGCGAGCGACAGCTGCAGACGTTCAGCCAGAGCCTGCAGGAGCTGCTGGCAG AACATTATAAACATCACTGGTTCCCAGAAAAGCCATGCAAGGGATCAGGTTACCGTTGTATTCGCATCAACCATAAAATGGATCCTCTGATTGGACAGGCAGCACAGAGGATTGGACTGAGCGGTCAGGAGCTGTTCAGGCTGCTCCCAAGTGAACTCACACTCTGGGTTGACCCTTACGAAGTGTCCTACAGAATCGGAGAGGATGGCTCCATCTGCGTGCTGTATGAAGCCTCACCAGCAGGAGGTAGCACTCAGAACAGCACCAACGTGCAAATGGTAGACAGCAGGATCAGCTGTAAGGAGGAACTTCTCTTGGGCAGAACAAGCCCTTCCAAAAACTACAATATGATGACTGTATCAGGTTAA